In [Phormidium] sp. ETS-05, the genomic window TGATATTCCGGGATATCACGGAGCATCAGAGGTCACAGCAGAACTTGGAGGGGGAGCTGCGACGCTTGCGGTTTTTGCTGGGGCTGACGGAGCTGTTGCAGGCGAGTGGAGATTTGCGCGAAATCGGCCAGTTTGCCCTGACTTATTTGGTGCAGGCGATGAATTCGGCGTTTGGGGATGTGAAGGTGATTGAGGGGGGAGGGGGCGATCGCCACGCCGGATCTCTGACCAATCAAATTTCCAGTACCTTCATTGCCACCTATGGTAAACCAGCGGTAGCAGAACTGGAAGCCTTGCTGCATCAGGGTATCCCCTACGGTCAAGGCTTGCTTTGGGACGTAGTAGCCACGGGACAACCCATATTTGTAGAAGATTACCACAAACATCCCAAAGCGGTGCCGGGATTTCGCCATCCTGGTATCGGCCAACTGGGGATTTTTCCGATTCCCGCGACTACTGGCCAGATTATTGGGGTCTTGACGCTGGAATCGCGCAGTTTGCAAAAACTCCAAGAAGCGCCCCAACAGGATATGCTTTTAGCGGCTTGCCGGATGCTCGGAGCAGCGATCGAGCGAGCCCAAACCCAGGAACACCTGCGGAAAACCAATCAGGACCTAGAGCGAGCTTCCCAGCTCAAATCCGAGTTTCTCGCTTCTATGTCCCACGAACTGCGCACCCCTTTGAATGGCATCTTGGGATTTGCCGACTTACTGCAGCGGCAAATCGCGGGCCAGCTCAACCGTCGTCAGCTCAACCAGGTCAAGGCGATCGAAAAAAGCGGCCAGCATCTACTCCAGCTCATTAACGACATCCTCGACCTCTCGAAAATTGAAGCAGGCAAAGCCGATCTACACCTGGAAAGCATCTCCATCCAAGACTTATGCAGTAGCTGCCTGAAAATGATTCAGCCCCGAGCAGCCCAAAAAAAGCTGGCTTTATCTCTAGAACTAGATTATCGCCTGAATCGGGCCAGTCTCGACGAACGCCGGGTCCGACAAATGCTAGTGAACTTGCTCTCTAATGCGGTGAAGTTCACCCCAGAAGGTGGTAAGGTGAAATTGAGCGGCAAACTGGCATTTGGCGTGGAGATGGAAGCAGATTTCCGCCCGGATTGCTCGCCGGTGAGCCCCACCAGTCCTTATTTATGTTTAGAAGTCCAAGACTCGGGCATTGGCATTGCCGAGGATAAGTGGCACTTGCTGTTTCGACCTTTTCAGCAGGTTGACTCTTCTCTTTCTCGTCGCCATGAGGGCACTGGTTTAGGTTTGGCTCTGACAAAGCGGTTAGCAGAACTGCATGGCGGGACGATTTCTTTCCAGTCGGTGATGGGTGAAGGGAGTGTGTTTCGGATTTGGCTGCCTCTGACGGAAACTGTTGTGGGTGCGTCGCCGCCACAGGATGAGCCACCCATCCCAAACCGGGACAATCTGGGTGATGGGGACGAAATGCCGATGGGGCGGATTTTAGTCGTGGAGGACCAACCTTCTAATCAGGTGTTAGTGACGGAGCTACTAGAATCTTCTGGCTATGAGGTGGAGCTAATTTGCGATGGTCAGACCATGATCGAGGCGATTTCCTCGCCCCTGGTGACGGGGAAAACCCTGCCCGATTTGGTGCTGATGGATATTCAGCTCCCCGGAGTGGATGGGTTGGAGTTGATCCGACAAATGAAGACACATCCCCTGTGGCAGGTTGTCCCGGTGGTGGCGGTGACAGCGATGGCAATGCCGGGAGACCGAGAGCTTTGCCTGGAAGCTGGTGCTACTGCTTATTTGAGCAAACCGCTGAACCTTGACCAACTGCTGACGGTGATGGACTCTTTATTATCCCACTCTACTGTCAATCAAGAACCGCTTTAGCTCGATCGGTTCACCTTTAGCCCCACCAGAAGGTTTCTCAATGTGGGGCTGCTATGAAAATATCGGTTTAACCACAAATGTAAACGCCCTGTGCCCCCAAGCATGGATCCCAGCTTTGCATTTCTAGAAGTCTAAACTATCACGAACTTGGCTGGTCGGCGCTTGAGAAATAGGTTGGGCGAAATCTTTCTTAATATATAAGACAGGATCGTTATCTATAATAGATATAGTTATAAAAATCTAGGTGCAGGCTGCTAAAGATGTGGCCGGTAAAAATGCTGTCCGCTTTTTCGGGGTAAGCATAAAGATTTGGAAGCAGGCTGTCAGCCTGCTTATTATTATGAACAAACTGATGCTACTAAGAGCAATTAGGGGAGGGAGACAAGCAGGGGTAAAGGGCTATTCGCCCCTGATGGTGCGGACGATCGGGATTGTCGTCCTAGCCGCCACCGTATGGGGTTGGCAAAATCTGGCGGTCCGCAAATATCAGCTTCTACAGCAGGAAACCACAAAACAAGCGGTAATGGTCCGCGACCAACTACACAAAGGTCTGCAAGAGCGCATAGCGACTCTGGCGACTTTGGATTGGGGAGCGGCGATCGACCAGCAACCCATGACCCAAAACCTACCACCATTGCCGCTCCCCGCTCCCAGTTGCCCGATCGGTTATCACCATCGCAGCGGCGTCACTACCCCACATGTGAGGGAAGCCAACCCACCTGTGAGCGAAGCGCTCGCCTTCCTCAACAATTCTTTTGAATTCGCCTCGATTGTCACCCCTGGTCATTTCCATCGGGATTGTGATTCATGTGAGCAAAAACACCCTCACTACAGCAATAATTTCCTCCAGCATCATCACTGGAAGAATAGGGTGCCTTTAGTCTCTTTAGCAAATAACCGCGAAACCTTAGACATTTACATCCCCATATTCCAAGAGCAAAAGTTAGCGGGATTTTTGCCCGCTAGTGCTTGCACCAAAACATTACTAGAAAACATCATCACTGCCAACCAGCAGCCTGTAGATACAATCGCAGGGTATGCCATAGCCATCTCGGACGGCTCAGTGGAAATATACAGCCAAAATGTCACCAGAAAACCCGCTCTTTATGTGGCAGAAGTCACCATCGACTTGTATGGAGTTAATTGGCAATTACAAGTCTGGCCTCTACCCAAAACCATCAAAAAATATAGCTATACCCTACCCCAAACTTTTTTGATCATCGCCGGATGCGCCGCCATGTGGCTGATTCTATCAGCCAAAAAAGTTCAGAATCCAACCAAAGCCGAAACCACATTGAGGCGCCGGGATGGGGCGATCGGCTCTAATACTAACCCCCAGAGCCCTGAACCAGAGAAAATGACCGCCGATGAGCAACAGAAAGCAGAACTAATCAGAATTAATGAAAAACTGCGCCACGAAATCAACGCTAGAGGGCAGTTAGAGGAGGCACTCCTAGAAAGCCAAGCCGTCCTGGCGGGCATTCTCGATAATGCCGATGACGCGATTATCTCTGTGAATGAAGCCCAAAACATCACCCTCTTTAACCAAGGCGCAGAAAAAATTTTCGGCTATCGAGCTGAGGAAGTTCTCGGTAAACATATCAAAATTATTTTGCCGGAAACCTTGCAGGAAATCTACTACCAGGAAGCCAGAGACGGGGAGACTGGTCTCCTGGTCCCCCCGTCCCCCCGTCCCCTGGTCCCCCCATCCCCCCTCCGGGGACGTTGGGGGCGAGAAATATTTGGACGCCGCCAAGATGGCAGCCAATTCCCGGCTGAAGCCTCGGTTTCTCTGCTGCAATTGGGAGAGAAGCGGATATTTACAGTGATTCTGCGAGATATTACGGAACGCCTCGGAGCCGAAATTGCCCTCCAAGAAAGCCAAACTCGCCTCAAGCTGCTGAATAATATCGCCACGAGCATTACTTCGGGAATGTCGGTAGAGCAGGTGATTTCTATGAGTCTCAAGCAGATTGGTGAGTATTTCCCAGGCTTGCGGGTTGCCTATGCCACGATTAATGAGACGGGCTATTTGAAATGGCTTTATTCTATAGAGCCACCAGGTATGCCTTCCCTCAAGGGTTTGGGTATGGATTTAACTGCAGCACCCCACCTCTGGCAATATTTGAATCACGGTGTGGTGAATGCGGTAGCAGATTTGAGGCAGGATTCTCGACTGGCGGCAATAGCGGAGGTTTTTACCGCTAACGCCACGCGGGCTTTTTTACATGTGTCTTTGCCTCCCCATACGGTTATGGAGGGTTTGCTCTGCTTTCACTCCCCCGCCGTGCGAGATTGGAGCCAGTATGAAATTTACCTTTTGAAGGATGTGGCCGATTATCTGGCAGTTGCGATTAATGAAGCTCGGGCGCAGCAAGAGCGCTTCGAGGCTAAGGAAGAATTGCAGCGGCAATCCGAGGCGAATCGTGCTTTTAGTGCCAATCTTAAGCAGTTACATCGTTTGAATACTGCCAATTATCAGAATCTCGCATCTTTGTTTGAAGATTATCTGGAAACGGGATGTAAAATTTTCCATATGTCTGCGGGGGCGATCGTTGCTAGCAATGGCCATGCCATACCCTCTGGTGTGGAACCTGAAACTGAAAGGGAGAACAGCGACTCACCGTTAGATATTGGCTGGACTTCTCTGGCGCGGCACGATCGTCCCACGATCGTGGCCGCTAAATCTACAGCTAACTGGCCGCCGGGATGGGAAACGGAATTAAATGCCGAGTTAATTTGTCAATTATTTAAAACCAATCAAACCTTAGTGGAGAGAAATTGGATTTATGAGGGCAAGCCTGATGATGAATCCAAATACTTTTCACTCCAACAGAAAAAATTACGATTTTATATTGGCACTCCTATATTGGCGAGCCAAAATATCTATGGCTATTTAATTTTTCTGTCATTCCATTCAATTTCCGGTTATTTGTTGGAAGAATACGAGCGAGAAATCATAGAAATGATGGCTCAAAGCATTGGCAAATTTATTGAATCTCATGGCCGGGAGTTGGAGAGGCAAAATGCCGTAAGAGAATTAGAGAAAAAACAACAAATTATTCAAAAAATTGCCGATGCTAATCCTAATATTTTGTATATTTACGATATCGAAGAAGGACGAAATGTTTATACTAATCGAGAAATTGCCGGGATTATGGGCTACACGCCAGCAGAAATAACCCAAATGGGCACGAATTTGTTTCAAAATATGCTGCATCCCGATGATTTGGAGAAACTGGCCGATCGCCTGGAAAAATTTGCCTTGGCCAAAGATGGAGAAATCATCGAGACTGAATACCGGATGCAGGATAAAAACGGGGAATGGCATTGGCTTTACAGTCGGGATGTGGTGTTTTCTAAAACCGCTGATGGCAAGCCCAAACAAGTTTTGGGGACGGCGACGGATATCACCGATCGCAAGCGGGTGGAACATCAGCTCCAGGAAGCAAATGAGAAACTCATCGTCTGGGTGAAAGAGCTGGAATCTCACAACCGGGAAATCACGCTTTTGGGAGAAATGAGCGATTTTCTCCAAGCCTGTCTCCGGGTGGAAGAAGCCTGCAAGGCGATCGCTACCCTCATCCAACCCCTGTTTCCCGACATCGGCGGCGCCGTATTTCTCATCAACGAGTCCAACAATCTCATGGAGGCAGTAGCAACCTGGGGCAATAACTCTTGGGGAGAAACCGTGCTAGCCCCCCACGAATGCTGGGCCCTGCGGCGCGGTCGGCTCCACAGTGTCGATAAAACTGACTCTGGTTTACGCTGCGGCCACCTGCACCGAGTACAACACCTGGAAGGTTCTCTCTGTGTCCCGATGATGGCCCAGGGCGAAACTCTCGGTTTACTACTGCTCATCGCCTCGGAACCAGGGCAGCTCACCCCTGGGAAAAAGCGCTTAGCATCAATGGTGGCAGAACACGTGAGTTTAGCTTTGGCAAATTTAAAACTCCGGGAAACCTTGGAACATCAGAGTATTCGCGACCCCCTCACCGGACTATTCAACCGCCGCTATATGGAAGAATTCCTAGAGTTGGAATTACGCCGAGCTAGCCGTAAACAGCAATCTTTGGGCGTCGTGATGATGGATGTGGACTACTTCAAGCGTTTTAATGATACTTTTGGCCATGAAGCGGGAGATACTTTGCTCCGAGAACTGGGGATGTTGTTGAAAAACAGCCTCCGGGGTTCCGATGTCGCCTGCCGCTACGGCGGTGAGGAATTGACTTTGATTTTGCCGGAATGTTCTTTAGCTGATACCCTGGAGCGAGCGGAACAAATCCGCCAGGAAATTAAGGCGATGCAAGTGCTACATCGTGGCGAGCTTTTGGGTGCTGTTACCGTTTCTTCGGGGGTGGCTTGCTTCCCCGAACATGGTTCTACTGGGGATGCGGTGATTCGGGCTGCAGATATGGCTCTATATCGGGCGAAAAAAGCAGGGCGCGATCGAAGCATCAGCGCCCCCTCTTAGATAATTTGTCATTTGTCATTTGTCCTTTGTCCTTTGTCCTTTGTTATTTTATATAAATAAAAGCCTAATTCCTCTAGTAGTAGTGGGCAGTAGTAGGGTGGGCAGTGCCTGACGGAAAATTCTTTTGATAACCAGTAGCAGGGCACTGCCCACCCTACAAAAACTTTATTCACATAAATTAGTTATATATAACTAAATAAGATTTTTATACAAATGAAATAAATTGATAAAGTACAAGTGACAAGGGACAAATGACAAAGGACAAATGACAAATGACAAATTGCCTTGTGACAAAGGACAAATATCAGGAGTCATAGGGATTCGCCGGTTGGGGGATTTTTCGCACCGAACTAGCTTGAATCGTCAGTTGCCGTTTGTTTTGCAAAGTCTCAGTAATCATCTGCCCTTCCACTTCCAACCAAGTATCGGGAGGAAAGCTGCTGCGGCTACCTTCTAACTTGACTGGTAATCCCACTGGGTAAGCATCCGCAGCACAGCAGGTAATCACAAACCGGGATAAAAGTAAGTATTGTTCGGGTAGTTCTTGCAGGTGAATCACAAAGCCGGAGACTTTCACTTTTTGGCCAGTGTAGGCGTCGGGTTCGGGATAAACTGTGAGAGTGCGTACCCATCCAATGAGCGATCGCTCCTCGGGACGAGTGTTATAGCGAAACGTTTGCGGCGTTTGCGTCACAGGCAGAAAATCGCTCACCCCTCGCTGGATTGCCTTATCGCTGGCAAACACCTTGGGTTCTCCCAGTAAACCCACCACCGCCGCCATCAAAAGCAACCCCGTACTCCAACCCGGACCAAACAAACTTATATGCTCTACTGTCCCAGCAGCATTACTATTATTGGCAATAGATGAATTTTTTCCCTGCTGGTAAAGTAACCAAGCCTGGAAGCAGCCGATACAGAGCAAGGCAATACCAGCCACCACCGTCAACCAGAAGTAATTGCGATGAATCAGGATGTTTAACTGGCCCGTAAGCCAGTATTTGAACATCAACACACCCCAAGCTAATATTGTCACCACGTCCAGCCAGGGACTTAATTTTTTCCAAGTCAAATATTTTTTGTCATTTGTCATTTGTCATTTGTCCTTTGTCATTTGTCATTTGTCCTCTGTCCTCTGTCCTTTGTCCGCTTGTCAAATGACAAACCACCTTTTGACTCAGGACTAATAATCTCTGTAGGGTGGGCTGTAGGGGCTTTTGGCCATCGGTGTAGGGGCAAATGGCCATTCGTCCCTACAGAACACTGGTTATCAAAATAATTCTGATTCAGGCACTGCCCACCCTACTTCCTTACTACCTTTTGACAATTGTCAATTGTCAATTGTCAATTATCTGACGTTTTTTGATACTTAGCTTAGCTAACTTTCAAGTTATAGGCGAGAGTGAATAAAAAAGTCATCAGGGCAGGAATGGCAGTGATATAGACGATCGCTCTGCCTTTGAAAATCCACCACATCAGTCCCAGAGCTTTCAGGTCAATCATCGGACCGAACACCAGAAATGCCAGCAATGAGCCAGTGGTGAAGGTGGATGCGAAGGAGAGGGCAAAAAAGGCATCCACAGTGGAGCAAATAGAGACAGCGGCAGCCAGTAGGAGCATGGCACAGATAGAGCTGACAGGACCAGCGCCGATGCTGAGAATCACATCCCGGGGCACTAGCACTTGGATGGCGGCAGCGATCGCGCTCCCTACCACCAGCACCCCTCCCAATTCCCGCAGTTCCAAAATCACATTTTCCACAAACAGCCGGAATTTTTTTGACTCCAGCGGAGAACCAACAGTCCCGCTCCTCGCTTCTCTGTCACTTCTGGCAGTTAGCTCTGGCAAAGTGGCAGTATCCAGACGCAGGGGTTCCCCCCCTTCCCCAATCAGGAAACTTCCCGACTGTAACAACGGAGAAGTGGAGGCGTTACCCCCAAACCGAAGGTCAGCAGAACCTCTCGGTGTATTAACATTCCGATCGCGAACTTTTGGAATCGCTCGGACTACCGCTGGCTGTAAAATCGGGCGCAAATCCGCCTGCGCACTGAAAACCCACCCCACAGTTGTGGCAATGACCAGAGAAAATAAAACTCGCAATACCACAATTTCCGGTATTTCCCGAAAAGCCGCCCAAGTTGACCAAATCACCACCGGGTTAATTGTGGGTGCTGCCAGCAGAAAACCCACTGCCACCGGCGTTGGCACCCCCTGCATCAACAACCGCCGCGCCACTGGGACGTTACCGCACTCGCACACGGGAAACAAAAACCCCACCAAACTCCCCACCAAAGCTCCCGCCAGGGGGTGCCGTGGCAGAGCAGCAATCAACTTGCGCTCATCCACATACAGCAGCAGCACACTCGATAGCAGCACCCCCAGCAGCAAAAAAGGGATTGCCTCTACCAAGAGGCTCATAAAGATTGTCAGCCCGTTGTTTAATTGATTCATCTGATATGCGTGGTTTTCCCCTGTTGGGGCTTTGAGCAGAAATTTGCTTCCCTCTGTGAAGGTTAGCCGCGCCGAAGCGTTCCCCGTCCCATCCCCCCACCCTCATGGAGACAGGAGGAAGTCTTCATTACCGCCATATTTTATCGGTATCTCTGGCGAGCCGCCAAAACTTTGTCTTTGTCCCTGGACCCGCCGAAGGGCAAACCACCCGCGTAGAAGCGGGACCCCGCCCCGTTTCACTGAGAGCCCGAGGCGCGGATACTTCGCCCCTACCTACGGCACTTTGTCCCTCGTACCGCGCCTAAAACTCAACCACAAGCCCCCTACTATGGCTTAATGCCATTTGGATTTAATGCCGAAATCCACAGCCCATCAACCTTAAGCTGAATTTAAAGTCTGATTAATCTAAACTTAATACTTTTTCTAAAAATTATACTTGACAATATCTTGACAGCAAATTATAATTATAATTTGGGTAATGGCAATGAATCTTATGATAAATTGGTAAAAAATAGACTTTTGGTCTGGCCATTGCCACTCTTGTTTATAATTGATTGTACCTGATTGGCTAGAATTAAATATAAGAAATCGATTAGCCAACACCTTGAGGCCAGATTAACTCACAAATTAATTAAAAATCCCGAGTAGATTTGGGGGAGATTTATTTAGGTTCTGCCTACATCAAAAATAATATTGTAATATTATGGAAAATATGTTAAGTCATTTTCCTGCCGCAATTTGGTCGCCCCCACTGGGCAATTATGGTCTGGAATTAGATGCTAGACTAGCCCAAATGTCATTATATGAAGTTGAGATAGAAGCAAATCAGCCTGGGAAAAACATATCCTTAGTTTTAGAAAAAAATCCGCTGCTGCCGGGAGTAATTTTGACCGAAAACGGGCGCTTTTTGGGGATGATTTCCAGGCAGCGCTTTTTTGAACATATGAGCCGCCCCTATGCTCTAGAACTGTTTTGGCACCGACCCGTTAAAACTTTATATCGTTTTGCCCAAACTGAGATTTTAATTTTCCCCTTAGATACAAAAATCGTAGATGCCGCTCGTGCCGCACTGGAGCGAGCCCCTAACCTGCTTTATGAACCAATTGTGGTAGAAAAATCTCCTGATGCTTCTGGGAAAATATCCTACAGCTTAATTGACGTACATCAATTAATGTTAAAACAAGCGCAAATTCACCAAAGAGCTAGGCATTTGGTGGAAGCACTTTATCAAGAGTTAGAAACAGTTAATCAACAGCTATATCGCCTCGCGAATTCTGATGGGCTGACTCTGGTAGCTAACCGCCGCCGCTTTGATGAATACTTCGATCGCGAGTGGCGCCGCTGCGCCCGAGACCAAACCCCCATTTCTTTAATTTTGTGTGATATCGACTATTTTAAGCGCTACAATGATTCTTGTGGCCATCTTGCTGGTGATGACTGTTTACGACAGGTGGCCGCTGCCATAAATAAAGGTATTATGCGACCGGCAGATTTATTGGCCAGATATGGGGGAGAAGAATTTGCCGTGATTTTACCCAACACTCCCTCCGAAGGTGCCGTGACAGTGGCCAACAGGATTCAATCTCAAATCAGAGACCTCCAAATTCCCCATCCCGCTTCTGAGATGAAGCGTGTCACCCTCAGTTTAGGAGTGGCAACCAAGATTCCTTCGGAATCTGCTAAGGCGTCGGAACTGCTCGCCGCTGCTGATGCCGCTCTGTATTTGGCAAAAAATCAGGGTCGCGATCGCTTTGCTGTCACCGGTTTGTAGTTTTGGCTTTAGGGGGCGAGGATTCTTGGGCTAAAGCCCAACTACCAACCGGATCATATTTACCATCAATAATTGATCAATTACAATTTTTCTAAATAACTCAGCAAATCTGCCATTTCCTGGGGATTCGGTTTGAATTGCGGCATAGGCGGGGTTTCGCCGCTAATAACTTGATGGATTATTTGCACCGGAGATTTTCTCGCGCCCACATGCTCCAAACTCGGCCCCACCTGAGAGCCCGATCTCACCCCATGACAACCGGCGCAGTTGAGTTGAAAAATCGCATGACCCTGCACCGGGTCCCCATTTAAAGATAAAACGCTTTTGATATAGGGGTCTGAGAATTGAGACTGGTAAGCCAACAGCACCGCCAATCCGATCGCCAATACTGCCACCACCGCCAAGACCCTACATGGTAATGACAATTCATTCATTGCCCCGACTTGGCCAATGGCGCTGCTGTGGTCAGTTTCCGCCATGTCCTCTTCCAACTGTTGATTATCCGAAACCACGATTAAGGGAAAATCTACAAATATCTTATTATTTAATAACATAGCTTAAAATTTGCCCCACAATGGCTTAAGGGAGACGGGAAAATAATTGACAATTGACAATTGACAATTGACAATTAAAAACCAACCGCTATCAATCAACAGCTACCAACTATCGAAGAGCGGTCTGCCAAAGATGCCAAGCGTCTCTAAACCTAGTAGGATGAAAAATTAGCAAAAAAAGCTCACACAATAATTATCAGTTATCAAATATCAGTTATCAAATATCAGTTATCAAATATCAGTTATCAAATATCAAATATCAATTGGCGGTCTGCCAAAGATGCCAAGCGTCTCTAAACCTAGTAGGATGAGAAATTAGCAAAAAAAGTTAACGTGATGCCGTCACGGCGGATAACAAGGAGAACTAAACAAATGGTAGAGCCCTTACTCTCAGGTATCGTCCTCGGATTGATTGTGGTGACGCTGGCGGGTTTGTTTTTCGCCGCTTACCAGCAGTATCAGCGCTAAGGAAACGGCAGGCCGTATCCTTAAACTGTAAGTGGTCGGTAGAAAGTCAAAGCGGTACTACCGTAGGCTTTCTGCCGACATATTTCTAAGCTGGCCTCGGCTGTTGCGGTAGTCTTGGGGGGAGATTTGGTGCTGTGTTCTACGGCGATTTCCCCCGTGGGTGCTAGGAGCTGGTGATGCGCGATCGCCTCTAACACCGGTAAGTATAAATCACTATCGTATGGCGGATCGAAGTAAATCCGATCGAATTGCTCTGGGGGTAGTTTTTCCAGGCGTTTTAGCACATCTCCCCGCAGAATCCTCCAATTTTGCTCACTTGTGGCCACTTTGGTTAAATTCTCTTGAAGGATAGCACTGGCGCGGGGTGAACGCTCGATCGCCACCACCCGCACCGCCCCCCGACATAGGGCCTCTGCACTCATCGCCCCAGAACCAGCGCACAGGTCGAGCCACCGACAACCAGTAATCGTCCCCTGCCAGATATTAAACACCGCCTCCCGCACCCGCGCCGCCGTTGGTCTAGTATCCTGACCCGGCATCGTTTTCAGTAGCCGCCCGCCATAAATTCTCATTTTCGTTCCCATCCCTGAAAGGGGTCCTGAAGTAAATTATAGTTTTCTTTTCTTTTCTTTATTTCATTTCAATCCCTGAAAGGGGTCCTTTGTAAATTTTTGGGTACAAGGAGCGGCAATGGCTGAAAATAGCATTCCCAATCCTAGTCTGTCAAGGAGGGTGAAAAATTCTGTTGTCTTTTTCATTGGTCTGCTCTAGCCATCAACCCACCACAGACCCCAGGTCTATGATTTACGCGAATTAACTTCACTCAAATAACTCAGTATGTGCTTAGGAAATATCCGGTAATAAAAAAATATTAAATAGCAGAATTATACCCAGCAAATAAATTTACGTGGTTTCACTGATGGCAATCTTTGTTACATTTTGTTAAGCTGAAGACAATCTACTACTAAACCAAAAACCGCTAGATGGATAGCGGTTTAAGCTGAGGAATTTCAGGGGCAATTATTAGCTTATTCTTTTGGAGGACGATTTTGCTGAACTTATTGATTAAGCAAAATCTCTGGTTTTGTCTGGCGGGATGATCAAAGGGTTTTTTCGAGAAAAACCTAAATTTCTTACTCTCGCTCGACCCACCATATGTAAACGGGGAATAAATTATGACTAAATTATAAAAAACACCGCACATATCAGGTTTTGTAGGGTGGGCAGTGCCCAATACAGAACTGGTGTCACAGGTGACGTCAGGCACTGCCCACCCTACTACGCCTCAATAGTAACGTTTTTTGAGGTTGACCTACTTAATAGCTACGATGGATGAAATAAGCCGCCCACTTTGATTTACCTAAATTGAGGACGCTAGAATTATGATGCCAATTAATAATGAGATGATTATGCTGAAAAAAAGACCAGTAATTTCTCGGATAATGGGCAGCATTTGCCTCGGAGTTTTTCTGTAGTTTTAGGAATCATCCCGGAGCCAGCTTGGGGAGGTATAGTGCCCATCCGACGAGAGGGAGGATTGCCATTTGTCCAAGTAGAAGTGAATGGCAAAACCCAGAAATTATTAATAGACAGTGGGAGTACCCACTCATTTTTAACCTTTGCCCAAGCTCAGAGCTTGGGTTTGACAAATGCTCTGGGACATCAGGGACAGATATATTACCAAATTGGTGCGGAGGCTTTATCCGTGCGGCGATCGCCCCTGGTACAAGTAGAAGTTAATTTCGGGGGTCATAAGGTGACAGCAGATGTCGCCGTGTTGTGGTCTGGCGAGTATGGTATCATCGGTCAAGACATTTTGTCCCAGTTCGCGATTAGAATAGAACCAGGACAGTTGGTAGTAGAAAACCTCTCCGCACCCCGTCGTTAATCGTCTCCCTCTATGGGAGCTAGGTTGGTTTGGTAGGAAGCATTCTGGGTTATCGCTTGCTGCGAGCTTGAGATGGAGGCTAGCCACCCAAGCAGCAGTGAGATAATTACCATTGAAAGAGAAAAATATCACTCTGATTTAAATATGTCACCTAATTTAGGCTTTGGCAGTTATGACGGCAAGAGAATAGCCAATGTTTCTCAAAAAAATGTGATTTTTTGAGAAAAAATTAGAAATTTTTTTGCTGGTTATTGAGATTCAGCTCGTCTTGAGCAGATGATTATTTTTCCCTCGAAGCATCTGGGGGGGGCGCTGCCGT contains:
- a CDS encoding TIGR03943 family putative permease subunit; this encodes MTNDKKYLTWKKLSPWLDVVTILAWGVLMFKYWLTGQLNILIHRNYFWLTVVAGIALLCIGCFQAWLLYQQGKNSSIANNSNAAGTVEHISLFGPGWSTGLLLMAAVVGLLGEPKVFASDKAIQRGVSDFLPVTQTPQTFRYNTRPEERSLIGWVRTLTVYPEPDAYTGQKVKVSGFVIHLQELPEQYLLLSRFVITCCAADAYPVGLPVKLEGSRSSFPPDTWLEVEGQMITETLQNKRQLTIQASSVRKIPQPANPYDS
- a CDS encoding permease, with the protein product MNQLNNGLTIFMSLLVEAIPFLLLGVLLSSVLLLYVDERKLIAALPRHPLAGALVGSLVGFLFPVCECGNVPVARRLLMQGVPTPVAVGFLLAAPTINPVVIWSTWAAFREIPEIVVLRVLFSLVIATTVGWVFSAQADLRPILQPAVVRAIPKVRDRNVNTPRGSADLRFGGNASTSPLLQSGSFLIGEGGEPLRLDTATLPELTARSDREARSGTVGSPLESKKFRLFVENVILELRELGGVLVVGSAIAAAIQVLVPRDVILSIGAGPVSSICAMLLLAAAVSICSTVDAFFALSFASTFTTGSLLAFLVFGPMIDLKALGLMWWIFKGRAIVYITAIPALMTFLFTLAYNLKVS
- a CDS encoding GGDEF domain-containing protein; translated protein: MENMLSHFPAAIWSPPLGNYGLELDARLAQMSLYEVEIEANQPGKNISLVLEKNPLLPGVILTENGRFLGMISRQRFFEHMSRPYALELFWHRPVKTLYRFAQTEILIFPLDTKIVDAARAALERAPNLLYEPIVVEKSPDASGKISYSLIDVHQLMLKQAQIHQRARHLVEALYQELETVNQQLYRLANSDGLTLVANRRRFDEYFDREWRRCARDQTPISLILCDIDYFKRYNDSCGHLAGDDCLRQVAAAINKGIMRPADLLARYGGEEFAVILPNTPSEGAVTVANRIQSQIRDLQIPHPASEMKRVTLSLGVATKIPSESAKASELLAAADAALYLAKNQGRDRFAVTGL
- a CDS encoding cytochrome c, which encodes MLLNNKIFVDFPLIVVSDNQQLEEDMAETDHSSAIGQVGAMNELSLPCRVLAVVAVLAIGLAVLLAYQSQFSDPYIKSVLSLNGDPVQGHAIFQLNCAGCHGVRSGSQVGPSLEHVGARKSPVQIIHQVISGETPPMPQFKPNPQEMADLLSYLEKL
- the petG gene encoding cytochrome b6-f complex subunit V is translated as MVEPLLSGIVLGLIVVTLAGLFFAAYQQYQR
- the rsmD gene encoding 16S rRNA (guanine(966)-N(2))-methyltransferase RsmD — protein: MRIYGGRLLKTMPGQDTRPTAARVREAVFNIWQGTITGCRWLDLCAGSGAMSAEALCRGAVRVVAIERSPRASAILQENLTKVATSEQNWRILRGDVLKRLEKLPPEQFDRIYFDPPYDSDLYLPVLEAIAHHQLLAPTGEIAVEHSTKSPPKTTATAEASLEICRQKAYGSTALTFYRPLTV
- a CDS encoding retropepsin-like aspartic protease — its product is MPIRREGGLPFVQVEVNGKTQKLLIDSGSTHSFLTFAQAQSLGLTNALGHQGQIYYQIGAEALSVRRSPLVQVEVNFGGHKVTADVAVLWSGEYGIIGQDILSQFAIRIEPGQLVVENLSAPRR